One genomic region from Clostridium saccharobutylicum DSM 13864 encodes:
- the glgA gene encoding glycogen synthase GlgA, with product MRVLFVASEASPFIKSGGLGDVAGALPKALAQKGVDIRVVIPKYKELNWEVKDKLRFNKWFNVKVGWRDQFCGVWECFYNGVTYYVLDNERYFNRDEIYGFYDDGERFAFFDRAVLDMLKQVDWQPDLIHCNDWQTGMLPVLLKFQYKRNDMFYWNMKCVYSIHNIAFQGIFDPTILPELFDFDMELYDNTCLKFDEGVSFMKGGLYYSDIITTVSNSYAAEIQTSEYGQRLDGVLRDRSYALRGIVNGIDYDEFNPKTDRFIYKNYDVNSIKNKVVNKTSLQQELGLAVDENIPMIAMVTRLTHQKGLDLLVDISDRLLQQNVQLVILGTGDSHYEDHFKWLDYKYGNKVSANIRFDNALANKIYAASDMFLMPSLFEPCGLGQLIALRYGSIPIVRETGGLKDTVTAYNEYTWEGNGFSFTNYNADELYNILQYALWIYQDKKRWNNLIEHAMNSDNSWNRSAQIYLDMYRELTHQY from the coding sequence ATGAGAGTTTTATTTGTAGCATCAGAGGCAAGTCCATTTATTAAAAGTGGTGGACTTGGAGATGTTGCAGGAGCATTACCAAAAGCACTTGCACAAAAAGGTGTAGATATAAGAGTAGTGATACCAAAGTATAAGGAACTAAATTGGGAAGTAAAAGATAAACTAAGATTTAATAAATGGTTTAATGTTAAAGTTGGATGGAGAGATCAATTCTGTGGAGTATGGGAATGTTTCTATAATGGAGTAACTTATTATGTTTTGGATAATGAGAGATACTTTAATAGAGATGAAATATATGGATTTTATGATGATGGAGAAAGGTTTGCATTTTTTGATAGAGCAGTGCTTGATATGCTAAAACAAGTAGATTGGCAGCCAGATTTGATTCATTGTAATGATTGGCAGACAGGAATGCTTCCAGTATTACTAAAATTTCAATATAAGAGAAATGATATGTTCTATTGGAATATGAAATGTGTATATTCAATTCATAATATAGCATTTCAAGGAATTTTTGATCCAACAATATTACCTGAATTATTTGATTTTGATATGGAACTTTATGATAATACATGTTTGAAATTTGATGAAGGTGTAAGCTTTATGAAAGGGGGATTATATTATTCAGATATAATAACTACTGTAAGTAATTCTTATGCAGCAGAGATACAAACATCAGAGTATGGTCAAAGGTTAGACGGTGTTCTAAGGGATAGATCATATGCATTAAGAGGAATTGTTAATGGAATAGATTATGATGAATTTAATCCTAAAACAGATAGGTTTATATATAAAAATTATGATGTAAACTCAATTAAAAATAAAGTTGTGAATAAAACTAGTTTGCAACAAGAATTGGGTTTAGCTGTTGATGAAAATATTCCAATGATAGCTATGGTAACAAGATTAACACATCAAAAAGGACTTGATTTGTTAGTAGATATTTCAGATAGATTATTACAACAAAATGTTCAGTTAGTTATATTAGGTACTGGAGATAGTCATTATGAGGATCATTTTAAATGGCTAGACTATAAATATGGAAATAAAGTATCTGCGAATATTAGATTTGATAATGCTTTAGCAAATAAGATTTATGCAGCATCTGATATGTTTTTAATGCCTTCACTTTTTGAACCATGTGGACTTGGACAATTGATAGCGTTGAGATATGGATCTATTCCTATTGTAAGAGAAACTGGTGGATTAAAAGATACAGTCACAGCATATAATGAGTATACTTGGGAAGGCAATGGATTTAGTTTTACAAATTACAATGCCGATGAGTTATACAATATATTGCAATATGCATTGTGGATATATCAAGATAAAAAACGATGGAACAACCTTATTGAACATGCGATGAATTCTGATAATAGTTGGAATAGGTCAGCTCAAATATATTTAGATATGTATAGGGAATTGACACATCAATATTAG